CGTGGACGGCGCCGCCGACGGCTCGGCGTCGACCTCGCACGCCGGCCCCGTCGACATCTCGCACGCCGCCGCGCACGGCATCCAGGGCCGCGCGGTGCTCGTCGATCTCGAGGCGCACCTCGGGCGCGACCGCACGGTCGTCGGCGGCGACGCCCTGCGCCGCATCCTCGACGCCGACGGCATCACCGTCGAGCCGGGCGACATCGTGCTGCTGCACACCGGCTTCGCCGACGCGATCCTCGCCGCCGGCGGCTCGCCCTCCGCCGACGTCATCGGCTCGTGTGCCGTGCTCGACGGCGCCGACCCGGCGCTGCAGGCCTGGATCCGCGACAGCGGCGTCGCGGCGATCGCGGCCGACAACTACGCCGTCGAGGCGTTCCCCGCCACGCGCGCGGGCGACGGCGACCCCGTGCTGCCGCTGCACGAGCTGTGCCTGTTCCGCCTGGGCGTGCACCTCGGCGAGCTGTGGCACCTGACGCCCCTCTCGCGGCACCTGCGGCGGGCCGGGCGATCCCGGCTGCTGCTGACCGCCCCACCCCTGCGGCTGCCCGGCGCAACCGGGTCGCCCGTGACCCCGATTGCGACGGTGTGACATGACCCCCTCCCGCATCCTCATCACCGGCGGAGCCGCCGGGATCGGCCTGGCCATCGCCCGCGAGGCCGCCGCGGCCGGGCACGACGTGGTCGTGATCGACCGCGCCGCGGCGCCCGTGGGCACCTCGATCCAGGCCGATCTGTCCGACCCCGCCTCGACGGCGCGCGCGCTCGAGGAGGCGCTCGCGGGCGGCCCGATCACCCGGATCGTCAACAACGTCGGCGCGGTGTTCCCGCACCCGGTCGAGGAGCAGACGCTCGACGAGGTCGACGCCGCGTTCGCGCTCAACCTGCGCTGTGCGATCCAGTGCACGCAGGCCCTCCTGCCCGGCATGCGCGAGGCCCGGTTCGGGCGGATCGTGAACATGGCCAGCCGCGCCGCGCTGGGCAAGGAGCTGCGCAGCGCCTACGCCGCCACCAAGGCCGGGCTCATCGGCCTGACCCGCGTGTGGGCGCTCGAGCTGGGCGCCGACGGCATCACGGCCAACGCGATCGGTCCCGGCCCCATCGCGACCGAGCTGTTCGAGAAGGCGAACCCGCCGGGGCATCCGCGCACCCAGGCGATCGTCGACGCCGTGCCCGTGCGCCGGGTCGGCACGCCGGAGGACGTCGCGCACGCGGCGGCGTTCTTCCTCGACGAGCGCAGCGGCTTCGTCACCGGCCAGACGCTGTACGTCTGCGGCGGCATGACCGTCGGGGTGGCGCCGCTGTGACCGCTCCCCTGGCCGTCCTGGGCGGCGGATCGATCGGCGTCGCCTTCGCCCTGCAGTTCGCGCTCGCCGGCCGCGCCGTGCGCGTGTACGAGCCGTCGCCCGACCGGCGCACGGCCATCCCCGGCGAGCTGCGCGCCCGCCTGGCCGAGCTGGCCGCGCACGGGCTGCTCGACGACGACCTCGACGCGGTGGCCGGACGCGTGGTGCTGACCTCGGCGGTGGCCGAGGCGGTGGCGGGCGCCGCGATCGCGCAGGAGTGCGCGCCCGAGCGGGCCGAGATCAAGCGGGCCCTGTTCGCCGAGGCCGCCGCGGCGGATCCCGACGCGATCCTCGCGAGCTCGTCGTCGGCGATCGTGCCGAGCGCGATCACGGGCGAGGAGCCGTGGGCCGACCGGCTGATCGTCGCCCACCCGGGCAACCCGCCGTACCTGATCCCCGTCATCGAGCTCGTGCCGGGGCCTCGCACCGCGGCCGGCGTAATCGATCGGGCCGCCGCCGTGTACGAGGCGGTGGGGTTGCGGCCCGTGCGCCTGACGCGCGAGATCGAAGGCTTCGTGTTCAACCGCCTGCAGGGCGCCGTGCTGCGCGAGGCATACTGCCTGCTGCGCGACGGCATCGCGTCGGTCGACGACATCGACGCCGTGATGCGCGAGGGCCTCGGGCGGCGCTGGTCGTTCATGGGGCCGTTCGAGACGAGCGACCTCAACGTGCGCGGCGGGCTCGAGGCCCACGCCGCGCGCATGGCGCCCGCCTACGAGCGCATGGGCGCCGAGCGCGGCCAGCACGATCCCTGGACCCCCGAGCTCGTGGCCGAGGCGCACCGCCAGCGCCGCGAGATCCTGCCGCTCGAGGAGTGGGAGGACCGCGTGCTGTGGCGCGATCGGGAGCTCATGCGGCGCAAGCGCCTGCTCGGCTGAGCCCGCCGTCCGCGTCGCCGGGGCGCGCCGCTATCCTCGGCTCATGCTGATGACCCCGTTCACACCGACGTGGACGCTCTTCCTCCTCGCGATGCTCGGCTTCGGCCTCGCCCTGTGGGCCGTGCTCCGGCGCGCGCCCGACCGCACGCGCCGCCTCGCGCTCGTGGCCGTCGCGGTGGCGAACTGGGCGATGTCGACGTACTTCACGTTCGATCGGATCCTCGACCCGGCGATCCCCGACTTCGTGTTCAGCCAGAACTGGCCGTCCCACTTCTGCACGCTCGTGACGATCCTGCTCGTGCCGGCCATGTGGTTCCGCCCCGATCCGGCGAGCCGGTGGCGGTTCTGGGTGCGGCCGCTGCACACCCTGCTGTTCTTCCCGGGGGCGCTCGCCGGGTTCCTCGTGCTGTTCTCGCCGGCGGCCGAGTACACCGAGCTGCCGGTCTTCCACGAGAACACGCTGTTCTACCTCGTGCACGCGCTCAACGTGGTGCTGCCGTTCGTGCACGCCGCGCTGGGCTACTACCGACCGCGGTACCGCGACGCCCTGCTCTCGCTCGTGTGGTTCGCGATCGTCGCGCTGGGCGTGCTGGCGATCACCCTCTTCGCGCGCGCGTTCGTCGATCCCGCGGCGAACTACATGTACTTCTTCGATCCGATGGGCGCCGGCATCCTCGTCGTCCTCTGGGACCTGATCGGCATCCCGGTGCTGTACGAGCTGCCGCTCGTGCCGATCCTCGCCCCGGTGCTGCTGCTCATGTGCGCGATCCACCACGGCATCGAGGCGCTCGCCCGCCGGGCCTCCC
This genomic interval from Microbacterium sediminis contains the following:
- a CDS encoding YwaF family protein, producing MLMTPFTPTWTLFLLAMLGFGLALWAVLRRAPDRTRRLALVAVAVANWAMSTYFTFDRILDPAIPDFVFSQNWPSHFCTLVTILLVPAMWFRPDPASRWRFWVRPLHTLLFFPGALAGFLVLFSPAAEYTELPVFHENTLFYLVHALNVVLPFVHAALGYYRPRYRDALLSLVWFAIVALGVLAITLFARAFVDPAANYMYFFDPMGAGILVVLWDLIGIPVLYELPLVPILAPVLLLMCAIHHGIEALARRASRRPLEAVPA
- a CDS encoding 3-hydroxyacyl-CoA dehydrogenase; the protein is MTAPLAVLGGGSIGVAFALQFALAGRAVRVYEPSPDRRTAIPGELRARLAELAAHGLLDDDLDAVAGRVVLTSAVAEAVAGAAIAQECAPERAEIKRALFAEAAAADPDAILASSSSAIVPSAITGEEPWADRLIVAHPGNPPYLIPVIELVPGPRTAAGVIDRAAAVYEAVGLRPVRLTREIEGFVFNRLQGAVLREAYCLLRDGIASVDDIDAVMREGLGRRWSFMGPFETSDLNVRGGLEAHAARMAPAYERMGAERGQHDPWTPELVAEAHRQRREILPLEEWEDRVLWRDRELMRRKRLLG
- a CDS encoding cyclase family protein gives rise to the protein MATTRWTRRPEGSTWGDFGPDDTLGRLNLIGPEQVRKGVAEVRDGVTFSLSLPLDLPGGTAMNPNRFPPIVRPNLRAGHANFNVPMSVAYPGASDLMCDDLVVLHTQYSTQWDAFGHEGAFFDADGDGVAEPVYYNGWRAGADVTGPASPADAGLGSLGRVDGAADGSASTSHAGPVDISHAAAHGIQGRAVLVDLEAHLGRDRTVVGGDALRRILDADGITVEPGDIVLLHTGFADAILAAGGSPSADVIGSCAVLDGADPALQAWIRDSGVAAIAADNYAVEAFPATRAGDGDPVLPLHELCLFRLGVHLGELWHLTPLSRHLRRAGRSRLLLTAPPLRLPGATGSPVTPIATV
- a CDS encoding SDR family oxidoreductase, whose protein sequence is MTPSRILITGGAAGIGLAIAREAAAAGHDVVVIDRAAAPVGTSIQADLSDPASTARALEEALAGGPITRIVNNVGAVFPHPVEEQTLDEVDAAFALNLRCAIQCTQALLPGMREARFGRIVNMASRAALGKELRSAYAATKAGLIGLTRVWALELGADGITANAIGPGPIATELFEKANPPGHPRTQAIVDAVPVRRVGTPEDVAHAAAFFLDERSGFVTGQTLYVCGGMTVGVAPL